The following coding sequences are from one Ornithodoros turicata isolate Travis chromosome 1, ASM3712646v1, whole genome shotgun sequence window:
- the LOC135378488 gene encoding peroxynitrite isomerase THAP4-like, with translation MVVCCYSGCANRSEFASKESGITYHHFPRDESLRLQWVNAIGRPDWVPTKYSRVCSKHFRNEDFDRTSLTRVRLREGSVPVAHPSVQVHQEEHDLPARREPSGQEPIGVCTPEPGTSNVSLPEPDTQEEIEVSMASGSDTQEPMDVGLLEPKTPERIHVDRTTSTPLASAVSSPTPAKASSSISSDTPGRFEQSRTGSSACLFTSLTPNTSRPDPMDTTPSGSTPSTSRCEPLVRIILDVEKNCMFITNTLRFHCRC, from the exons CTTTCCCCGAGACGAGTCCTTACGATTGCAATGGGTGAATGCGATCGGGAGACCGGATTGGGTGCCAACGAAGTACAGCCGAGTGTGCTCAAAACACTTCAGGAACGAGGACTTCGACAGAACGTCGCTAACACGCGTGCGCCTGCGGGAGGGTTCCGTTCCTGTCGCACATCCGTCGGTTCAAGTTCACCAG GAGGAGCATGACTTGCCAGCCAGACGGGAACCTAGCGGGCAAGAACCAATAGGCGTGTGCACGCCTGAACCCGGCACGAGCAACGTGAGCCTGCCTGAGCCTGACACACAGGAGGAGATTGAAGTGAGCATGGCGTCTGGATCTGACACTCAAGAGCCAATGGATGTGGGCCTGCTCGAACCAAAGACACCAGAGCGAATCCAT GTAGACAGAACTACAAGCACACCTCTTGCGTCTGCTGTG TCCAGCCCCACACCAGCCAAGGCTTCCAGCAGTATCAGTTCCGACACACCAGGGCGATTTGAACAGTCGCGCACG GGCTCTTCCGCTTGTCTGTTCACAAGCTTGACTCCGAACACTAGCAGGCCTGACCCCATG GACACAACCCCCAGTGGCTCAACTCCAAGCACCAGCAGATGTGAACCTTTGGTAAGAATTATACTCGACGTGGAAAAGAATTGCATGTTCATAACTAATACGTTAAGATTCCACTGTAGGTGCTGA